A portion of the Bacteroidales bacterium genome contains these proteins:
- a CDS encoding DUF2200 domain-containing protein codes for MDNTKIFKTSFASVYPLYIQKTEKKGRTKAEVDAIIFWLTGYDQQTLQQQIDKNNDFETFFAQAPQINPNVSKIMGVICGYRVEEIEDELMQKIRYLDKLVDELAKGKAMDKILRSQKS; via the coding sequence ATGGATAATACAAAAATATTTAAAACCTCTTTTGCAAGTGTATACCCGTTGTATATACAAAAAACGGAGAAAAAGGGACGCACAAAAGCTGAGGTAGATGCCATTATTTTTTGGCTAACAGGATATGATCAACAAACATTGCAACAACAAATCGATAAGAATAATGATTTTGAAACCTTCTTCGCCCAAGCACCGCAGATTAATCCAAATGTTTCAAAAATCATGGGCGTAATTTGTGGTTATCGAGTTGAAGAAATTGAAGACGAGCTTATGCAAAAAATTCGTTACTTAGATAAGCTAGTTGATGAATTGGCTAAGGGAAAAGCAATGGATAAGATATTAAGGAGCCAAAAATCCTAA
- a CDS encoding type II toxin-antitoxin system RelE/ParE family toxin translates to MEIRIEWSELSERQLKDIFDYYSLEVSSRIARKIINRILDKVTILESNPSAGPKEELLSNYPEEFRYLVESNYKIIYWKKENLITIASVFDCRQNPEKIKKI, encoded by the coding sequence ATGGAAATAAGGATTGAATGGTCTGAACTGTCTGAAAGGCAACTCAAAGACATATTTGATTACTATTCATTAGAGGTTAGTTCACGAATTGCAAGAAAGATAATAAATAGAATTCTTGACAAAGTTACCATCCTAGAAAGCAATCCATCAGCAGGCCCGAAAGAAGAACTTTTAAGCAACTACCCAGAAGAATTTAGATATCTGGTTGAAAGCAATTACAAAATCATTTATTGGAAGAAGGAAAATCTTATCACAATTGCATCAGTCTTTGATTGTAGACAGAACCCAGAGAAAATCAAGAAAATATAG